The DNA segment AAATGTCAGAGACAACACAGAGGTCGCTAAAGTTCCCATTTTCCAAGAAGTAAATTTCAAGTTTGAAAGTGTTCCAATTTAGCTTTCCCATTTCCCAGTTATCCATAAATGCACCATTAATTATCCTGCCTGACATTTGTAGTATTTTCTAAAACTTCACTGAAACTGTGGCTGAGTTAGAAGACCTCACTTTCCAagtcagaaaacatttcaagtttGAAAGCATTTTAAATTATACCCCCGACTCTGTAGTGGAAGTTTTCCCATTTCCCAGTTACTCATGAACGCACCGTGATGGCCGCAGTCTGTTCTGAAACTGCGCTGAGACTGCAACACAGACCTGTTAGAAAATGCTAATGGAATAAAATCCTGCATGGGAAGGGTTTGCATGGAATTTGGAAAGTACACAACAATTTAAAAGTACGAATTCTTCAAACATCTGTTGTTCTTCTCAAGCGCGTTTAGCGACTGAAAGCAGATCAACTCGATTTTGACACGATGAAGGCAGCACTGAAAAGAAAGGCAAAGCTGAAGGAAGTGCAGAAGAAACGAAGCTGGTTTGATGATTCTGGAAACATTTCTTTACTTCTAAAGCGTCATTTCACGACTTCCCCTGAACCTCGATCAAAACACTTTGGTTAAGCAAAAGCACGGGTTGCTATGGTAACAACGATTCTGGATGAGGACAATAAATAACTGTTGGCGTCCACCGACAGAGAAAAGCTGAAGCTGTGATGAGCCAATCGGCATCTTTCAATGTTAAGTTAGAGACTGAGAAACAGATCAGGTCAGTGACTGACTGATCACGCTGAAAGAGGACTGTGCAAACATTTCAGGCACAGACTCCAGGCTGTGAGGTAGAAGTACTAACCACTACAGCACGGCTCTGAGACCTGCGTGACCAAAAGAGGGAAATTTTCCACTTTTCACCAAATAAAAAATGTCTATAGCCAAAACACATTCATCCTTTGAAATAAGCTTAACAGAGATTTAATTCTGCTATCACTAAAAACTACATCCCAGATGTCATTTCACAAGCTTGTGTAGATGACCTTTCTGCTTCAAAAACTTAAGTTTACCTTGAAAACTGGATTTATGTGCAAAGAGCAGTCCCACTGcaaactgatttctttttttgtccatttattgggataaaagtcatttttttccagaGTACTCTGACTTCTAAACAATTCATCAGTCCTGCCTGAAAGTTTTGCACAGCACTGACACCTTTGAAAGTAAAGTAAAAATACTGCTTGTTCCCCAAACAACAGCAGAgtatggagggagggagggttcTAAATGGCACATGGTCCACAGATCTTCTACCAGTGTCTGGAGTCGACCAGCTCCGGGCGCAAGCTGAGCTTCTTCAGAGTCTCGTAGCCGACCACCATGACGATGGCGGTGGGCGTGGAGGAAATGATGCGAGCAGACAGTCCTTTGGTCAAACCCCAGAAGCCCTCCTCCTTGATGAGTTGCCTGAAGGTCTCGATGACAGAGCTCCTCCCTTCaacctggaacacacacgcacacacacactgaggtcagacacactTAAACACAATCTAATGCAATGTTGCGCTACAGTGCAGCTCAGTTCTCTGCAGCAAGTTCTGGGAATTATGTTCACTTCTTCAAATTCAATGACATCAACTTATTTTATGTCCCTTAATTTAATCAACAGCTTGATAACGTCAAATAAACTGAATAATGATTGACTAATTTCTGGGAATTGGCTCACGGCCTGCAAAGTATGTGGCTGAAGTCCACATATCATCTCCAGTTGATGGTATCTGCACTACAGAATCATAAAAAGCGCTCAGGCGATGGTGACATCATGACACAGCTGCAAATAAAACttatgtaaatgaaatgaagacctgcagagagaaaacacaagaacTGACACGGTCAAGCTGCAATGATTTGTGGATCTCAGTCAGTCACTCATTCACCGTGTCAGAACTGAGTGATTATTTGACCTGTGGAATTAAAATAGAAGAACTTGATTGACCTGTACTCTTGCTCTGACCACGTCCATGGGGTTGGTGACGGTGGAGGCAGTAGCAGCAGCCAGAGGTCCAGCCATGGCTTGTAGGAGCAGATGAGGGCAGTCACTGGGAGCCAGTTTCGAGAGTTGTTCTGTGGAACATTACACAGATAATTCACTACCCACATGGTGCACTTGTCAAACTCATCTTTGTAGAAAGACGGCATCAAGGTTCTTTTTTTGAGTTGCTACCTCTAAAATGTATATTTGACATTCTTACCTGCATAAAAGTGATAAAAAGGCCACCAGACCGCACTGTTGGGGATGTACGTGAGTAAAGAAGCCACATAGCCCCTGTAGAATCCACGGAAGCCGTCAGCAGCAAAAATCTGAGACATAATGTTCCTAGTTTGGCCGAACATCTTCGGTTTTCCCGTCTCTGTGCTGGTGTTGAGGCGAAAGCGGGTGAGGTGCTGCCCCTGGCCCTGCATCATCAGCTGCTGAGACACCACGTCTATGGGGACGGTGATGCTCTGAGCCACCAGAGACGCCGAGCCACCCGCCACCAGCGACTTGATGGTGTTGTCCTCAGAATACTGGGACACGTACTTCCTCACCAGCTCGTAGGTGGTGATGTACGCCTGGCCTGAGATGAGGGTGAAGGTGTTGACCATGAAGCCGCGGTACAGGCCCCGCACCCCCTCCGCACGCAAGATCTTGAAGAAGGCGTCAAAGGTGCCGCTGTAGAGGGATTTCCCCTTCTGCACCTGCAGCCGGGTGCGGATCAGTGTGGCCGGGTAGACAGTGGCCCGGATGGTCATCGTCATGAACACCCCGAAGGAGTAGAACTTCCTTTTGTCGAGGTCCTCCCACTCGATGATCTGGATGTTCCTTTTCTGCTGCATCCTGTCAACTGTAGGGCCCCCTTCATCAGACTGGCTTCTACCTACCagacaaacacaacagtcaGCAAACGAGCCACAACATTTTAACCCCCTGTCTACTATGACCTGAACCACTGAGGCATGAACTCCATGAGGCATGTGAAGGTGTGCCGAGGCGTTTATCACAAACATCTTAAGAGAAATCAGTCAAACTAGGATTTTCCAGTCTAtgcttctaaaaaaaaaaggtgggcaCTCCTAAATTATTTCATGAGCTTGGGCTATTTTGTGAAGGTTACAAAGTGAGTAAACTCAGTGATCTATGACATTTAACTCACGATCATTTCGTCAACAGTAGCAGTGAAGCTGTATTTTCATAACCATCGGACTAATGGAGTGATGTACTTAAGTTTTGACATCGAGTTTTGAACTGTTTCATGTTTGACCTTAGAGAAATAACAGTCGAAGTAGGACAAACCAGTCAACTGTCACCTTTCTTGAATACTATTATTGTATTCCTCTCAGTTCATCTGACATCCTGTAAAAAGAATCATTTAACTAAGCCCGGAGGTTTGGCGAAGCTGCTCTCGTTTGTGCGGTTGTTGTTCACATGCTGTTACACATGTTGTAAAACAAACATCCGAGTCTGACCTGGACTCGAGGGACACCGTGTCCCCAGCTAAAAGCTGCAACACTGACCGTGTTTTACCCATAAACACGCATTAAACCTGAGAGGTGAAGAGAAACCGTCACAAAACCAAACGTTTCACAAAGTTATTGGACGTGTCATTAGCTTCTGTTAGCTCATCTGGCTAAGAGGTAATAAACGGGTTactatcaaataaataaaacactcacCTTTATGCACTGTTTATTGCAGCGTCATGTCTTCTGTATGCGATTAGAGTTTTAAACCGAGCTTGAACTGCTGGTGTAGAATAAAACCAAAATCTTTTAGTGACTAAGATCATAAACATGAAGTTAGCATCTCGACAGCTAGTCGGCTAACTGTTAAAATACTTCCGGCTTCCATTCAAACGCCATGCTGCCTGACGACCAATCAGagtgcagtttttcttcttcgtcACGAGTTGAGTAGACTGACTTCCTAAACCTTACAAGGAAATGACATAAAAGGGGTGATGAAGAATTATGTGGCtaaaattatgaaaaacattcaaacaaacaaaacggtCAATAAGGGCACCGacaggacaaaacacacacacacacaaaaagtatTAAGATCAAGAGtaataaaaaagtgaaatatgttGTTTCTCGCAGAAAGTCCcgatttaaaagaagaaaagtgtgTCAGCAGTTGTTGGGTGTTCGGGAAGCTTGTTCCACAGATGAGAAGGAACAAAAAACTGCTCATTCAAGGATTATTCTGGGAATGTGTAACCTTTTTTTAAGGCCTGTAAGCACAAATCGAGACAATAATAATCCAGCATGAAAGTGTCTTTTCCTGATTATTTTTATACCCGAAATCTTTTAAATTTTACAATATTTTGTATATGACCATTTTATTATGTAGAGAACGCGGCgggttatttatttttaatgactgaCATTCATCCTCCGGCCGCTAGGTGGCGCTGGTCTCTAGTCCCCTGAATGCCGCGAGAGCGGCGAGACACCGCTTCCAGCAAGGAAACCCTAAACCgaaagtagtgaagctgtgagctAAAGAGCTCAAACTCCGAATCTTCCTACTAAGGTAACGATTTAACGATACTCCACCACTTAACTAATCTTGGAATGTTTACACATTTTGATGACATTACGGGTGTTTGTTGCAGGCTAGCTGGAAGACGTAGTTTGTTCTGAAGCATGTCGCTAACAGTTAGCCACTTAGCATGTGAAGATATTGCAGATTCATTGTAGAGCAGCACTTAGCCGGCTAGCTGTCAGTGGATTATAACTTCACAGTTAAAGTGCTGCAGAGGTTACAGATTGCAGCTttaattgttattttaaacttgtattACCTGTCAGTAAGAAAACCCTTAAATGTAATGTTATTATTGTATGAATTAGGTTGTTTGGGTCCCTGTCCCTGTTAGCTAACAAActtctgtctgttttccagGATACTCTCCTTGACATCATGGTTAGTACAATACTACTATTACGATATGCACCATTTCAATGATTTATAAAGGTGTTTCATCAACACTTACTGCctgtttcattttctattttaGTCTCGAAGATATGACTCCAGAACAACCATATTTTCGCCGGAA comes from the Salarias fasciatus chromosome 1, fSalaFa1.1, whole genome shotgun sequence genome and includes:
- the slc25a44b gene encoding solute carrier family 25 member 44b, giving the protein MQQKRNIQIIEWEDLDKRKFYSFGVFMTMTIRATVYPATLIRTRLQVQKGKSLYSGTFDAFFKILRAEGVRGLYRGFMVNTFTLISGQAYITTYELVRKYVSQYSEDNTIKSLVAGGSASLVAQSITVPIDVVSQQLMMQGQGQHLTRFRLNTSTETGKPKMFGQTRNIMSQIFAADGFRGFYRGYVASLLTYIPNSAVWWPFYHFYAEQLSKLAPSDCPHLLLQAMAGPLAAATASTVTNPMDVVRARVQVEGRSSVIETFRQLIKEEGFWGLTKGLSARIISSTPTAIVMVVGYETLKKLSLRPELVDSRHW